The following proteins are co-located in the Castor canadensis chromosome 5, mCasCan1.hap1v2, whole genome shotgun sequence genome:
- the Ythdf1 gene encoding YTH domain-containing family protein 1 isoform X2 — MKHVGHQRGPPVQNGSLHQKDTVHDNDFEPYLSGQSNPSNSYPSMSDPYLSSYYPPSIGFPYSLNEAPWSTAGDPPIPYLTTYGQLSNGDHHFMHDAVFGQPGGLGNNIYQHRFNFFPENPAFSAWGTSGSQGQQTQSSAYGNSYTYPPSSLGGTVVDGQTGFHSDTLNKAPGMNSLEQGMVGLKIGDVTTSAVKTVGSVVNSVALTGVLSGNGGTNVNMPVSKPTSWAAIASKPAKPQPKMKTKSGPVMGGALPPPPIKHNMDIGTWDNKGPVPKAPAPQQVPSPQAVPQPQQVAQPLPAPPPPLTQPQYQNPQQPPQPRWVAPRNRNAAFGQSGGASNDSNSPGNAQPASAPSVESHPVLEKLKAAHSYNPKEFDWNLKSGRVFIIKSYSEDDIHRSIKYSIWCSTEHGNKRLDSAFRSLSSKGPVYLLFSVNGSGHFCGVAEMKSPVDYGTSAGVWSQDKWKGKFDVKWIFVKDVPNNQLRHIRLENNDNKPVTNSRDTQEVPLEKAKQVLKIIASYKHTTSIFDDFSHYEKRQEEEEVVRKERQNRNKQ, encoded by the exons ATGAAGCATGTCGGCCACCAGCGTGGACCCCCAG TACAAAATGGTTCTTTGCATCAGAAGGATACAGTTCATGACAATGACTTTGAGCCCTACCTTTCTGGACAGTCCAATCCG AGTAACAGTTACCCCTCGATGAGCGATCCCTACCTGTCCAGCTACTACCCACCGTCCATTGGATTTCCTTATTCCCTCAATGAGGCCCCATGGTCTACCGCAGGGGACCCTCCGATTCCATACCTCACCACCTATGGACAGCTCAGTaatggagatcatcattttaTGCATGATGCTGTTTTTGGGCAGCCTGGTGGCCTGGGGAACAACATCTATCAGCACAGATTCAACTTTTTCCCTGAAAACCCTGCATTCTCAGCATGGGGGACAAGTGGTTCTCAAGGGCAACAGACTCAGAGTTCAGCATATGGAAACAGTTACACGTACCCGCCAAGCTCTCTGGGTGGCACAGTCGTGGATGGGCAGACAGGCTTTCACAGCGACACCCTCAACAAGGCCCCTGGGATGAACAGCCTGGAACAGGGCATGGTTGGCCTGAAAATCGGGGATGTCACCACCTCTGCAGTCAAGACGGTGGGCTCAGTTGTCAACAGTGTGGCACTGACTGGTGTCCTTTCTGGCAACGGTGGGACAAATGTAAACATGCCAGTTTCAAAACCAACCTCCTGGGCTGCCATTGCCAGCAAGCCTGCAAAGCCACAgcctaaaatgaaaacaaagagtgGGCCTGTGATGGGGGGCGCACTGCCTCCTCCACCTATCAAGCATAACATGGACATTGGCACCTGGGATAACAAGGGGCCAGTGCCGAAGGCGCCCGCCCCACAGCAGGTACCATCCCCCCAGGCTGTCCCACAGCCCCAGCAGGTAGCTCAGCCTCTTCCTGCTCCACCTCCCCCTTTGACCCAACCACAGTATCAGAACCCTCAGCAGCCACCCCAGCCCCGCTGGGTTGCCCCTCGCAACAGAAATGCCGCATTTGGGCAGAGTGGAGGGGCCAGCAATGACAGTAACTCTCCTGGCAACGCCCAGCCTGCTTCTGCCCCGAGTGTAGAGTCCCACCCTGTCCTTGAGAAACTGAAAGCAGCCCACAGCTATAACCCTAAAGAGTTTGACTGGAATCTTAAAAGTGGACGGGTATTCATCATAAAGAGCTATTCGGAGGATGACATCCACCGCTCCATCAAGTATTCCATTTGGTGTAGCACAGAACATGGCAACAAGCGCCTCGACAGCGCCTTCCGCTCTCTGAGCAGCAAAGGTCCTGTCTACCTGCTCTTCAGTGTCAATGGAAGTGGGCATTTCTGTGGGGTGGCCGAGATGAAGTCCCCCGTGGACTATGGCACCAGTGCTGGGGTCTGGTCTCAGGACAAGTGGAAGGGGAAGTTTGATGTGAAGTGGATTTTTGTCAAGGACGTGCCCAATAACCAGCTCAGGCACATCAGGCTGGAGAATAATGACAACAAACCTGTCACAAACTCCCGTGACACGCAGGAGGTGCCcttggaaaaggcaaaacaagTGCTGAAGATTATCGCTTCCTATAAGCACACAACCTCTATCTTCGATGACTTTTCTCACTATGAGAAGcgccaggaggaggaggaggtagtgCGCAAG
- the Ythdf1 gene encoding YTH domain-containing family protein 1 isoform X1 — MSATSVDPQRTKGQDNKVQNGSLHQKDTVHDNDFEPYLSGQSNPSNSYPSMSDPYLSSYYPPSIGFPYSLNEAPWSTAGDPPIPYLTTYGQLSNGDHHFMHDAVFGQPGGLGNNIYQHRFNFFPENPAFSAWGTSGSQGQQTQSSAYGNSYTYPPSSLGGTVVDGQTGFHSDTLNKAPGMNSLEQGMVGLKIGDVTTSAVKTVGSVVNSVALTGVLSGNGGTNVNMPVSKPTSWAAIASKPAKPQPKMKTKSGPVMGGALPPPPIKHNMDIGTWDNKGPVPKAPAPQQVPSPQAVPQPQQVAQPLPAPPPPLTQPQYQNPQQPPQPRWVAPRNRNAAFGQSGGASNDSNSPGNAQPASAPSVESHPVLEKLKAAHSYNPKEFDWNLKSGRVFIIKSYSEDDIHRSIKYSIWCSTEHGNKRLDSAFRSLSSKGPVYLLFSVNGSGHFCGVAEMKSPVDYGTSAGVWSQDKWKGKFDVKWIFVKDVPNNQLRHIRLENNDNKPVTNSRDTQEVPLEKAKQVLKIIASYKHTTSIFDDFSHYEKRQEEEEVVRKERQNRNKQ, encoded by the exons ATGTCGGCCACCAGCGTGGACCCCCAG AGAACAAAAGGACAAGATAATAAAG TACAAAATGGTTCTTTGCATCAGAAGGATACAGTTCATGACAATGACTTTGAGCCCTACCTTTCTGGACAGTCCAATCCG AGTAACAGTTACCCCTCGATGAGCGATCCCTACCTGTCCAGCTACTACCCACCGTCCATTGGATTTCCTTATTCCCTCAATGAGGCCCCATGGTCTACCGCAGGGGACCCTCCGATTCCATACCTCACCACCTATGGACAGCTCAGTaatggagatcatcattttaTGCATGATGCTGTTTTTGGGCAGCCTGGTGGCCTGGGGAACAACATCTATCAGCACAGATTCAACTTTTTCCCTGAAAACCCTGCATTCTCAGCATGGGGGACAAGTGGTTCTCAAGGGCAACAGACTCAGAGTTCAGCATATGGAAACAGTTACACGTACCCGCCAAGCTCTCTGGGTGGCACAGTCGTGGATGGGCAGACAGGCTTTCACAGCGACACCCTCAACAAGGCCCCTGGGATGAACAGCCTGGAACAGGGCATGGTTGGCCTGAAAATCGGGGATGTCACCACCTCTGCAGTCAAGACGGTGGGCTCAGTTGTCAACAGTGTGGCACTGACTGGTGTCCTTTCTGGCAACGGTGGGACAAATGTAAACATGCCAGTTTCAAAACCAACCTCCTGGGCTGCCATTGCCAGCAAGCCTGCAAAGCCACAgcctaaaatgaaaacaaagagtgGGCCTGTGATGGGGGGCGCACTGCCTCCTCCACCTATCAAGCATAACATGGACATTGGCACCTGGGATAACAAGGGGCCAGTGCCGAAGGCGCCCGCCCCACAGCAGGTACCATCCCCCCAGGCTGTCCCACAGCCCCAGCAGGTAGCTCAGCCTCTTCCTGCTCCACCTCCCCCTTTGACCCAACCACAGTATCAGAACCCTCAGCAGCCACCCCAGCCCCGCTGGGTTGCCCCTCGCAACAGAAATGCCGCATTTGGGCAGAGTGGAGGGGCCAGCAATGACAGTAACTCTCCTGGCAACGCCCAGCCTGCTTCTGCCCCGAGTGTAGAGTCCCACCCTGTCCTTGAGAAACTGAAAGCAGCCCACAGCTATAACCCTAAAGAGTTTGACTGGAATCTTAAAAGTGGACGGGTATTCATCATAAAGAGCTATTCGGAGGATGACATCCACCGCTCCATCAAGTATTCCATTTGGTGTAGCACAGAACATGGCAACAAGCGCCTCGACAGCGCCTTCCGCTCTCTGAGCAGCAAAGGTCCTGTCTACCTGCTCTTCAGTGTCAATGGAAGTGGGCATTTCTGTGGGGTGGCCGAGATGAAGTCCCCCGTGGACTATGGCACCAGTGCTGGGGTCTGGTCTCAGGACAAGTGGAAGGGGAAGTTTGATGTGAAGTGGATTTTTGTCAAGGACGTGCCCAATAACCAGCTCAGGCACATCAGGCTGGAGAATAATGACAACAAACCTGTCACAAACTCCCGTGACACGCAGGAGGTGCCcttggaaaaggcaaaacaagTGCTGAAGATTATCGCTTCCTATAAGCACACAACCTCTATCTTCGATGACTTTTCTCACTATGAGAAGcgccaggaggaggaggaggtagtgCGCAAG
- the Ythdf1 gene encoding YTH domain-containing family protein 1 isoform X3: protein MSATSVDPQSNSYPSMSDPYLSSYYPPSIGFPYSLNEAPWSTAGDPPIPYLTTYGQLSNGDHHFMHDAVFGQPGGLGNNIYQHRFNFFPENPAFSAWGTSGSQGQQTQSSAYGNSYTYPPSSLGGTVVDGQTGFHSDTLNKAPGMNSLEQGMVGLKIGDVTTSAVKTVGSVVNSVALTGVLSGNGGTNVNMPVSKPTSWAAIASKPAKPQPKMKTKSGPVMGGALPPPPIKHNMDIGTWDNKGPVPKAPAPQQVPSPQAVPQPQQVAQPLPAPPPPLTQPQYQNPQQPPQPRWVAPRNRNAAFGQSGGASNDSNSPGNAQPASAPSVESHPVLEKLKAAHSYNPKEFDWNLKSGRVFIIKSYSEDDIHRSIKYSIWCSTEHGNKRLDSAFRSLSSKGPVYLLFSVNGSGHFCGVAEMKSPVDYGTSAGVWSQDKWKGKFDVKWIFVKDVPNNQLRHIRLENNDNKPVTNSRDTQEVPLEKAKQVLKIIASYKHTTSIFDDFSHYEKRQEEEEVVRKERQNRNKQ from the exons ATGTCGGCCACCAGCGTGGACCCCCAG AGTAACAGTTACCCCTCGATGAGCGATCCCTACCTGTCCAGCTACTACCCACCGTCCATTGGATTTCCTTATTCCCTCAATGAGGCCCCATGGTCTACCGCAGGGGACCCTCCGATTCCATACCTCACCACCTATGGACAGCTCAGTaatggagatcatcattttaTGCATGATGCTGTTTTTGGGCAGCCTGGTGGCCTGGGGAACAACATCTATCAGCACAGATTCAACTTTTTCCCTGAAAACCCTGCATTCTCAGCATGGGGGACAAGTGGTTCTCAAGGGCAACAGACTCAGAGTTCAGCATATGGAAACAGTTACACGTACCCGCCAAGCTCTCTGGGTGGCACAGTCGTGGATGGGCAGACAGGCTTTCACAGCGACACCCTCAACAAGGCCCCTGGGATGAACAGCCTGGAACAGGGCATGGTTGGCCTGAAAATCGGGGATGTCACCACCTCTGCAGTCAAGACGGTGGGCTCAGTTGTCAACAGTGTGGCACTGACTGGTGTCCTTTCTGGCAACGGTGGGACAAATGTAAACATGCCAGTTTCAAAACCAACCTCCTGGGCTGCCATTGCCAGCAAGCCTGCAAAGCCACAgcctaaaatgaaaacaaagagtgGGCCTGTGATGGGGGGCGCACTGCCTCCTCCACCTATCAAGCATAACATGGACATTGGCACCTGGGATAACAAGGGGCCAGTGCCGAAGGCGCCCGCCCCACAGCAGGTACCATCCCCCCAGGCTGTCCCACAGCCCCAGCAGGTAGCTCAGCCTCTTCCTGCTCCACCTCCCCCTTTGACCCAACCACAGTATCAGAACCCTCAGCAGCCACCCCAGCCCCGCTGGGTTGCCCCTCGCAACAGAAATGCCGCATTTGGGCAGAGTGGAGGGGCCAGCAATGACAGTAACTCTCCTGGCAACGCCCAGCCTGCTTCTGCCCCGAGTGTAGAGTCCCACCCTGTCCTTGAGAAACTGAAAGCAGCCCACAGCTATAACCCTAAAGAGTTTGACTGGAATCTTAAAAGTGGACGGGTATTCATCATAAAGAGCTATTCGGAGGATGACATCCACCGCTCCATCAAGTATTCCATTTGGTGTAGCACAGAACATGGCAACAAGCGCCTCGACAGCGCCTTCCGCTCTCTGAGCAGCAAAGGTCCTGTCTACCTGCTCTTCAGTGTCAATGGAAGTGGGCATTTCTGTGGGGTGGCCGAGATGAAGTCCCCCGTGGACTATGGCACCAGTGCTGGGGTCTGGTCTCAGGACAAGTGGAAGGGGAAGTTTGATGTGAAGTGGATTTTTGTCAAGGACGTGCCCAATAACCAGCTCAGGCACATCAGGCTGGAGAATAATGACAACAAACCTGTCACAAACTCCCGTGACACGCAGGAGGTGCCcttggaaaaggcaaaacaagTGCTGAAGATTATCGCTTCCTATAAGCACACAACCTCTATCTTCGATGACTTTTCTCACTATGAGAAGcgccaggaggaggaggaggtagtgCGCAAG
- the Ythdf1 gene encoding YTH domain-containing family protein 1 isoform X4 yields the protein MSDPYLSSYYPPSIGFPYSLNEAPWSTAGDPPIPYLTTYGQLSNGDHHFMHDAVFGQPGGLGNNIYQHRFNFFPENPAFSAWGTSGSQGQQTQSSAYGNSYTYPPSSLGGTVVDGQTGFHSDTLNKAPGMNSLEQGMVGLKIGDVTTSAVKTVGSVVNSVALTGVLSGNGGTNVNMPVSKPTSWAAIASKPAKPQPKMKTKSGPVMGGALPPPPIKHNMDIGTWDNKGPVPKAPAPQQVPSPQAVPQPQQVAQPLPAPPPPLTQPQYQNPQQPPQPRWVAPRNRNAAFGQSGGASNDSNSPGNAQPASAPSVESHPVLEKLKAAHSYNPKEFDWNLKSGRVFIIKSYSEDDIHRSIKYSIWCSTEHGNKRLDSAFRSLSSKGPVYLLFSVNGSGHFCGVAEMKSPVDYGTSAGVWSQDKWKGKFDVKWIFVKDVPNNQLRHIRLENNDNKPVTNSRDTQEVPLEKAKQVLKIIASYKHTTSIFDDFSHYEKRQEEEEVVRKERQNRNKQ from the coding sequence ATGAGCGATCCCTACCTGTCCAGCTACTACCCACCGTCCATTGGATTTCCTTATTCCCTCAATGAGGCCCCATGGTCTACCGCAGGGGACCCTCCGATTCCATACCTCACCACCTATGGACAGCTCAGTaatggagatcatcattttaTGCATGATGCTGTTTTTGGGCAGCCTGGTGGCCTGGGGAACAACATCTATCAGCACAGATTCAACTTTTTCCCTGAAAACCCTGCATTCTCAGCATGGGGGACAAGTGGTTCTCAAGGGCAACAGACTCAGAGTTCAGCATATGGAAACAGTTACACGTACCCGCCAAGCTCTCTGGGTGGCACAGTCGTGGATGGGCAGACAGGCTTTCACAGCGACACCCTCAACAAGGCCCCTGGGATGAACAGCCTGGAACAGGGCATGGTTGGCCTGAAAATCGGGGATGTCACCACCTCTGCAGTCAAGACGGTGGGCTCAGTTGTCAACAGTGTGGCACTGACTGGTGTCCTTTCTGGCAACGGTGGGACAAATGTAAACATGCCAGTTTCAAAACCAACCTCCTGGGCTGCCATTGCCAGCAAGCCTGCAAAGCCACAgcctaaaatgaaaacaaagagtgGGCCTGTGATGGGGGGCGCACTGCCTCCTCCACCTATCAAGCATAACATGGACATTGGCACCTGGGATAACAAGGGGCCAGTGCCGAAGGCGCCCGCCCCACAGCAGGTACCATCCCCCCAGGCTGTCCCACAGCCCCAGCAGGTAGCTCAGCCTCTTCCTGCTCCACCTCCCCCTTTGACCCAACCACAGTATCAGAACCCTCAGCAGCCACCCCAGCCCCGCTGGGTTGCCCCTCGCAACAGAAATGCCGCATTTGGGCAGAGTGGAGGGGCCAGCAATGACAGTAACTCTCCTGGCAACGCCCAGCCTGCTTCTGCCCCGAGTGTAGAGTCCCACCCTGTCCTTGAGAAACTGAAAGCAGCCCACAGCTATAACCCTAAAGAGTTTGACTGGAATCTTAAAAGTGGACGGGTATTCATCATAAAGAGCTATTCGGAGGATGACATCCACCGCTCCATCAAGTATTCCATTTGGTGTAGCACAGAACATGGCAACAAGCGCCTCGACAGCGCCTTCCGCTCTCTGAGCAGCAAAGGTCCTGTCTACCTGCTCTTCAGTGTCAATGGAAGTGGGCATTTCTGTGGGGTGGCCGAGATGAAGTCCCCCGTGGACTATGGCACCAGTGCTGGGGTCTGGTCTCAGGACAAGTGGAAGGGGAAGTTTGATGTGAAGTGGATTTTTGTCAAGGACGTGCCCAATAACCAGCTCAGGCACATCAGGCTGGAGAATAATGACAACAAACCTGTCACAAACTCCCGTGACACGCAGGAGGTGCCcttggaaaaggcaaaacaagTGCTGAAGATTATCGCTTCCTATAAGCACACAACCTCTATCTTCGATGACTTTTCTCACTATGAGAAGcgccaggaggaggaggaggtagtgCGCAAG